In Candidatus Hydrogenedentota bacterium, the DNA window GGAGATTGACATCGTGGCGAAGCGCGGCGGCATCGTCGCCTTCGTGGAGGTGCGCACCCGCGCCGCGGCGGACCCCGTGCCCCCGGAGCAGACCGTCACCCCGCCGAAACAGCGGCACCTCCGCTCCGCCGCGCGCCAGTACCTCGCCCGCAACCCCGACCCCGCGCTGAGCTACCGCTTCGACATCATCGGCGTCCTCTGCCCGGCCCGCGGCAAGGCCCAAATCACCCATTTTCCCGACGCCTTCCGCATGGACGACTGAGCGGGCGGTCAGTCCCCGGCGTCGCGGCATTCCCGGATGAGGCCCAGCGCGAGGTCTATCAGCTCGTCGGCCACGCGCGCGTGGAAGGCGTCGAAGGGCGCCCCCGCCTGACGGACCCGCGCGGTGGGGTAGATTCCCTGGCGGTGGAGCAGGCGCTTGAAGAAGTGGAGGGAGATGTCCAGATGCTGGTTGGAGAATCCCAGCACGGGCGCCAGCCGGGCGAACAGCGCGCGCGCCTCGTCACGCCGCCCCGCGGCGTGCAGGTTCCAGATCCGCACATAGACCTCGTGGAGGCCCGTGGGCATGAACGCGTGGACCCCGCGGTCCATCGCCTCGATCATCTGGGTGACGGCCCAGCCGCCGGAGACGTGCAGCCGCCCCCCGGTCGCCCCGAGCACCTGTGTGTACTTCACCCCCGCCGGGGCCACCTCCACCTTGAGGCAGCGGAAACAGGGAATCTCCCCGAACAGCCGGGCGATCAGCGGCACCGGCACCCCGAAACCGGCGGCGTCCCAGTCCTGGAGCATGAGGAGGGGCGGGTCCACGGCGGCCAGTTCGCGGACCGCCGCCGTGTACTGGGCGTCGTTCTCGTAGGCAAGGGCGGCAAGCACCCCGTCGCAGCCCAGCCCGGTCCACCGGCGCGCCAGCGCGATCCGTCGCGCGGGGTCGGGGTCCGACGCGCCCCCAATAACCACGCCGCGCCCCCGGGCAACGGCCACCACCGTGCGGACGGCATCCTCCCGCTCTGCGGGGGTGAGGGCGCCGGCCTCGGAGG includes these proteins:
- a CDS encoding YraN family protein, with the protein product MPRPPDDRAALGRRGERAAAWFLRLRGYRILGRNLRYPHGEIDIVAKRGGIVAFVEVRTRAAADPVPPEQTVTPPKQRHLRSAARQYLARNPDPALSYRFDIIGVLCPARGKAQITHFPDAFRMDD
- a CDS encoding dihydrodipicolinate synthase family protein, which gives rise to MHKELPPWRGIITALNVPFTEVGAVDLGALAAHADYALRAGVAGFLVPVMASEAGALTPAEREDAVRTVVAVARGRGVVIGGASDPDPARRIALARRWTGLGCDGVLAALAYENDAQYTAAVRELAAVDPPLLMLQDWDAAGFGVPVPLIARLFGEIPCFRCLKVEVAPAGVKYTQVLGATGGRLHVSGGWAVTQMIEAMDRGVHAFMPTGLHEVYVRIWNLHAAGRRDEARALFARLAPVLGFSNQHLDISLHFFKRLLHRQGIYPTARVRQAGAPFDAFHARVADELIDLALGLIRECRDAGD